ACCGCACCAGCCGCAACCCTTGCAGCCGTTTCCCTTGCCGATGAACGGCCACCACCCCGATAGTCCCGAAAGCCGTATTTTTCATCGTAGGTAAAATCAGCATGAGAAGGACGGTATTTATCCATGATATGACTGTAATCCTTTGAGCGTTGGTCTTCGTTGCGGATAACCATACAAATCGGTGTACCCGTTGCTTTTCCTTCAAAAACTCCCGACAACAGTTCAAATTCATCCCCTTCCTTGCGTTGGGTCACAATCTTCGACTGCCCGGGCCGCCGACGAGATAACTCACTCTGAATAAAACCCATATCTATCTTCAATCCCGCAGGACATCCGTCAATGATCACCCCTAAGCCCACACCATGCGATTCTCCAAATGTGCTGATGCGAAACAATGTACCAAAACTATTTCCTGCCATTTTATACCTTATCTTTTGTTGATAACCACTGTAAAAGTCCTAATCAATTCGATTATTTCCAAGAGAATCCTTCAATTCTTGTTAAATTTGAACCTTAGTTGAGCGATTTTACTAAATTTGAAATCGAACAAATTCAACTTTACTATACTTTTAGGTTGGAGTTTGTAGTTTGAATCTTAAGTTTTCACCCCTTTACCAAAATGGAAATTCCCATTGAAGTAAAAAACGCAAAGTTTTTTTGCTTTTATTTTCATTTCTATTTTCATGACTTATGAAATTATTGCGTTACTTACATACCTTTTACGCCGTTCTCATCTTTGGCATATTTGCCCTTTTTGCCATCCCTATTTACTTCATTGGATTTGGTTTGTTTGGCCAAAAAGCTGCATCTACGGTTATGGGCTACAATCGTTTTTGGGTGCGAACATGGGGCTTTTTAACGGGAATTCGCTACCGTTCGGTCAATGAAGAGTATGTCGATTCCGAAAAAGCTTATGTGTATATTGCCAATCATAGAGCCATTGCCGATATTTTTGTTGTAGCTGCTGTTGTACCAGGTGTTTTTCATCCATTGATGAAAGCGGAAGGAGGGAAGTATCCAATTATGGGTTATTTGTTCAAACAGTTTTGTGTGATGGTGGATAGAAAAAGTATGGAAAGTCGTCAGCGAAGCCTATTGCAGCTTAAAGAAAGGGTGAAAAGAGGTAATTCTATTTTGGTATTTCCCGAAGGAACCCGCAATAGGTCCAATGAAATTCTCCTCAATCCTTTTTATGCGGGTGCATTTCGTATCGCTATTGACCTCCAAATCCCTGTTGTTCCGATTACCTTTCTTGGTACAAGAGATGTTTTTCCCAACAATCATTTTCTCATACATCCCGCTACGATTACCTGTGTTTTTGGCAAACCGATCGAAACAAAAGGGCTGCAATCTAAAGATACTGAACGATTGAAGAAAGAGAGTTTTGAGGTAATTGAAGGGGTTTTGTTGGAGAACCGAGGAGTTCTTTCCAAACCATCAAGTTTTTGAGTATTCAACAGCCATACCAAACAGAGTAGGTTGAGGGGGTAAAGGGTGTTGGATAATTGTTGTATTTGTTTCTTTGGAATAAGAAAAAGCAGCAAGTAAAAAAATAATTAAGGTTTATGTGTATCAGAATGATTTTTAGAGTGTATTGGGGGTTCAATCAAAAAATGTAAAATTTCCCCAATTTCATTATTAAATAATCAACAATAGTATCTGTTACGAATAAGTCATAGAAAAAAAATATAAAAACATGCAGCATGGTTTTTGTTAAAAAAATATTTCTAATCAATTAACTCTCAACATCTACCACAACAAAATTAGTAACATCACCCCTTCTAACAAAAAAAAAGGAGCAGCCCCCGTTGTTCTGAAACAAAACGGTCAACTCCTTGATTTTACGTCCTTATGACCTTCACCCCTCCACCTTCAAAAACCGCACCTTATCCACCACACGACCATCTTCCTTCCATACACACCAATAAGACCCAATTTCTAAATCCGCCAAATCCAACACCTGCCGCTCTTGAAATGCCCTCAACGAATATCCCTGATAAGTTTCTAATCCTGAAGATCCGTATGAGTCGAGAGGTTCACGTACGGTTCTGTGAGAGGGTAGGGAACTGTTTTAGTCAGTTCCTCGCTCTACTCGACTTCTTTTTTCAATTCATTTATTTTTTTTCATAGCTCGATTTTCTGTTTGCGTTGGCTGCTATGCTCTTTGGCTATTTTTGCTTTGCGGGTTGGCTTTGAGCGAATAGACAATGTGCATAGCATTGCGGAGGTTCATTTTAGTTATTTAATTCTTTCTTTTTTTTCTCTATATACAAAATCACGTCTTTAATTACCAATTTATGAATGGCAGAAATTACGGTCTCCATAGTTCCATAGTCAGGTTTTCCGTCTTTTACTGGAAGCGAAATATCTAATGCGTCAGCGTCTTTTGCGTAGAAGTTTCTACCGTAGTTAAATTGTCCGTTGTATGATGATTTGTGAATTGCAGAAGTCACAAAAACAGATGCGTATTTTGGCAGTTTGTCCGTATGTACGACTGCAATATGGTCGTCTCCGCCATATTTGAAGTTTCTATACTTGGCTGAACCAAACATATCAATGGTTATGGTATTCGCTGAAAAAACTTTAACGTCATTTCCAATAAATGCAGAAACTCCTTCGTCAGTTTCTCCTGCCGTGATAAAAGGTAAAGTTCCTGTAACTCTGTCGGCACTTTTTAATCGTCTTCCACGAGTTGATTTACCAAATAAGTTTTCAAGATTGAAAATGTTCCAATCGAGTTTTTCAAAGTTTTCTAATGCTTGTTTCTCTTGTTCAGTTAGTTGATAATCGTTAAGCCCATTATTGAGTAAGTAATTTTCTAATTGGTTTATTCGATTACTTTCAATCTCTGCCAATAGACTCTCAATAATATCAAAGTCTATTTTTTTATTGCTTAAAATAGGTAGTGTTACTTTTTGATTTTTGATTACATCAACACTATAGCTTGAGCTTCCCCAAGAAAATGAAATAAAGGATTTCATCATCGCTGCAATAAAAAATTGGGCATTCTTTTTACCGAACCTTTTTTCTTTTGGCTTTAAAATTTTGATTTTATCCCCTGTGAAGTAAGGTTTTTCTTGGTAAAACATTGTAGCAGTATCTTGACCAAATGATATTGTATTGCCTTCATTTAAAAATTTTGGGTCTTCATTGATAAAGCCTTTCTGTCCATTATTTGAACCCATTCTAACTACATATGGATAAGTGCCAAGTTGATGAACTTCCACCTTATTAGCATCAAATCTCTTTTTGTACGTGTTAATTGAAAAAAGGTCTCCTATCGTAAATTCACCCCACTTGATTTTGTTTAATCTGCTATCAAGCGGGGCGACTACTTTCCCAAGCTTTCATCCGCAATTTCTTGGTTTTTCAGTAAATCTGATATTTCATAAGCTATGTAATCACTAATTGTCTTCTTGAAGTCGCTGAATTTTGGATTTAAGTCAATAGGAGCCGACTGATTCCAATCCGCTCCATTATTTGGGTCAATATGTCCTTCGTAATATTCTCTTTCTGTAAAAACTTTGAGTTTGCTTTTACCAAAGCGAACCAAGTCAACAACTTCTTGATAGCGTTCTTTGGCCTGGTCAGTATCTTTTAGGTTGTTTTTTCCTTTTTTTCGGTTGGTTCTTGTGTAACCGTCATTTGTAAAGTCAATGAACTTTACAACATCATCTTTGTGATGTTTTTCATTGACCTTGAAAACATAAATGTTCGTATTTACGCTGGATTTACCGATAAAAATATCTACTGGCATTTTTATACTTGCCAAGAGCGAGTGTTTGGATAAAATTCTTTTGTTGTAGTCAATTGCTTTTCCTGAACCTGATGAGTTTTGAATAATAATTGCAGCGTAACCTTTATTCATCATATCTAAAGCTTTCTCAACAAAGTTCATCCCGTTTCCTGAAGCAGAATAAGGCGGATTTAATATAAAGGCATCCGCTGGAAAGTGTTCGTTTGTTTTGCCAAAACCATATTTACCGTCAAAATCTTTTATTGAGTCTGTATTCAAAATGTTAGAACTACCGTCACCCATTAAAATCATATTGAGAATTGCTAACATATAGACGCTTGAAAGCAACTCTAAACCAAGCAACTGTTCGGCTTTTATTTGGATTTCCTTTTTTGTTAGTTCATCTGGCGATTGAATGGTGTTTTTTGCATCAATTAGCATTTCGTTCATTGCAGCAACTAACAAACCCGCTGAACCTGTGGCAAAATCCCAAACGTAACTGTCTTTGTTTACTCTCGCCAATTTAACTAAAAGTGAAGCTACATAAGGTGGGGTTAAGACTACATCATTCTTTTTATCATCTGGCATAGGTATCCAACTATACATCTGATTGAATAACTTTCCTGTAAAATCCGTTGTTAGACCTATCTTATAATAAATACCTAAGTCATCTACTATTTTTGTAAATACTCTCCTAAGTTGACTTTCACCATTTATAGCTTTATTAATGTTATGAGCAAGAAGGGTATTTGAAAGTGTTCGTATGATGAGCTCCTTTTTTTCATTAGGTAAATCCTTATGATTCAAAAAAGATTTTATTTTTTTTACCATTTCATCACCATCTCGATAACCAATCTCAGATGATGATTTTAGGTCTAATTTTTCTAATGGTACAACTTTTCCTGGAATTCCAAGCGTTGCAATTATGGAAGCAGAAACCAAATGAACTCTATCATTAACATCAAGACCTTGTTCCTCATCATAGATATGTTGGTTTAGGTTTTTTAAGCTTTGGTCTATTTCTCTTTCTCTTTGTTCTTTTAGTTTGTCAAGTTCTTCCTGTGAAAGTTGAAGTGTTTTTACTGTCTCAATAAAACCGTCAAAATTTTTCAGTGCTAAAAATGAAAAGTCGGTAAAGTCGCCAATTTTCTGTCCTGCTCCTAAATTGCTTTTTGAAACATAATAAACGCCAATTTCGTGATGAATTTTACCTGTTTCATCTTTGTAGCCTGTCATTCCGATTGCGATAATATCGGTATAGCTTGTATGATGAAGCAAAGCATTTGCGTAATGAACAGCACCGTTTACCGCAAAAGAGTTTATGTTTTTAAAATTGGGTTCGTTTTTAGAAGTTCGGTTTTCAACTTGTCCGTCTTTGTCAAGTTTTACAAGTTTGTCTTTATAACCTTTGTACTCAATAAGTACAGGGTATGGATTATTGTATTTGTCGTAGCCAATCAACTTTGCATCAGGGCGATTTCCGCCATAATTTCCTGCTTTAGTGTGATAATCGGAAAGGGCTTTATCAATTTCTGCATTAACTGATTCCTGCTCTAATTTGTAAGGTAGCTTATAGGATTTCATCCATCCGTTGGCTAAATCTGCAATATTCGGTTCTATTGATTGTGCCATTATTTTTTTCTTTCAATTAGTAAATCTTTGACTTTCACATTTAGTGTTTCGGCAATTGTGTACAAGTCTTCCAAACTCGGTTATCTCACGTTACGAGCATATTCGTTAATCGTGTTGTAACTCTTTCCTATCTGTTTGGCAAGCCAAGTCTGCGAAATTCCTTTGTCCTTTAAAATTTCTTTTATTCGGTTCATTTGAAACCCAAGTTTTGTTTATTCGGTGTCAAATATAGTAAAAGTTCAATCAATCAACTTTCAAAGTGCAGACATTTCAGTTGAACGAAATTGGTGTATAGGGGAAAGGCTCTAAATTCGGACTGCCTTTTATGCTTTGTAAATATAGCCAAATTTTGTTTTGGGGCAAAAAATGTATGTAGAAATTGCTTTATTTTTAGAATTGGAGGTAAGGACTGGACAAATAGCGTTTTATCATTTTGTTAAAAGGCTATTTCTAATCAATTACCCCTCAACATCTACCACAACAAAATCAGTAACATCACCCCCTCTAACAAAAAAAAAGGAGTAGCCACCGCGTTGTTCTGAAACAAAACGGTCGACTACTCCTTGATTTTACGTCCTTATTAACCAATTTTTTATTGAAGGGAAGGGTATTAAGGGTTTAAAAATTTTGGATGTCAATATTTTTTCCTGATATGCTGATGTGTGTATGTTTGTCGCTGAAAGATAGAGTAAAAGGCCCACTTTCATCTAAGTATTCTCTAATGGTTTCTTTGTATTTGTTGAACTTATCCGCAGGAATCGTTTTGCCATTTACTTTCGCATTTTTGCCATCGTATTTGATTTTAATTTGGTCATCATTTTTGTCAACCAAACCATCCTGTTGCAGCATTTTTCGGAGTTTGGAGGTCATCGTTTTCAAGTTTGATTCCGACATTTTCTCGTTTCCTTCTATTTCCAGTTCCATGGCATCTTCATAGACATTCTCAAACTGGTGAAGTTCCTTTTCATACTCTCTCATGTTGTCCTCATACTCTTTGAAGTTAAATTCAAACTCCTTCATTTCTCCTTCAAAATTTTTCTCCCACTCCCTCATTTTTTGTTCATACTCCTTTTGATGTTGCTGCCATTCTTGTTGCCACTCCTGACCCCACTTTTGCTCCCATTTTTCACCCCACTCTTCCCACTTTTCAGCCCATTCCTTTTGTTTGTCTTCATCCCAATTTTGCTCCCATTTTTCACCCCACTCTTCCCACTTTTCAGTCCATTCCTTTTGTTTGTCTTCATCCCAATTTTGCTCCCATTTTTCACCCCACTCTTTCCATTTATTCGCCCATTCTTTTTGTTTGTCTTCATCCCAGCTTTGTTCCCACTTTTCACTCCATCCTTCCCATTTATCCGCCCATTCTTCCATATTCTCCTCAAAAGCATCACGTTCTTTCTCATTCCATTCAAAATGACGTTCATGCACTTCCTCCAATTCGTCTTGCCATTCTT
This window of the Chitinophagales bacterium genome carries:
- a CDS encoding lysophospholipid acyltransferase family protein, which translates into the protein MKLLRYLHTFYAVLIFGIFALFAIPIYFIGFGLFGQKAASTVMGYNRFWVRTWGFLTGIRYRSVNEEYVDSEKAYVYIANHRAIADIFVVAAVVPGVFHPLMKAEGGKYPIMGYLFKQFCVMVDRKSMESRQRSLLQLKERVKRGNSILVFPEGTRNRSNEILLNPFYAGAFRIAIDLQIPVVPITFLGTRDVFPNNHFLIHPATITCVFGKPIETKGLQSKDTERLKKESFEVIEGVLLENRGVLSKPSSF
- a CDS encoding restriction endonuclease subunit S, coding for MKWGEFTIGDLFSINTYKKRFDANKVEVHQLGTYPYVVRMGSNNGQKGFINEDPKFLNEGNTISFGQDTATMFYQEKPYFTGDKIKILKPKEKRFGKKNAQFFIAAMMKSFISFSWGSSSYSVDVIKNQKVTLPILSNKKIDFDIIESLLAEIESNRINQLENYLLNNGLNDYQLTEQEKQALENFEKLDWNIFNLENLFGKSTRGRRLKSADRVTGTLPFITAGETDEGVSAFIGNDVKVFSANTITIDMFGSAKYRNFKYGGDDHIAVVHTDKLPKYASVFVTSAIHKSSYNGQFNYGRNFYAKDADALDISLPVKDGKPDYGTMETVISAIHKLVIKDVILYIEKKKKELNN
- a CDS encoding N-6 DNA methylase, producing MAQSIEPNIADLANGWMKSYKLPYKLEQESVNAEIDKALSDYHTKAGNYGGNRPDAKLIGYDKYNNPYPVLIEYKGYKDKLVKLDKDGQVENRTSKNEPNFKNINSFAVNGAVHYANALLHHTSYTDIIAIGMTGYKDETGKIHHEIGVYYVSKSNLGAGQKIGDFTDFSFLALKNFDGFIETVKTLQLSQEELDKLKEQREREIDQSLKNLNQHIYDEEQGLDVNDRVHLVSASIIATLGIPGKVVPLEKLDLKSSSEIGYRDGDEMVKKIKSFLNHKDLPNEKKELIIRTLSNTLLAHNINKAINGESQLRRVFTKIVDDLGIYYKIGLTTDFTGKLFNQMYSWIPMPDDKKNDVVLTPPYVASLLVKLARVNKDSYVWDFATGSAGLLVAAMNEMLIDAKNTIQSPDELTKKEIQIKAEQLLGLELLSSVYMLAILNMILMGDGSSNILNTDSIKDFDGKYGFGKTNEHFPADAFILNPPYSASGNGMNFVEKALDMMNKGYAAIIIQNSSGSGKAIDYNKRILSKHSLLASIKMPVDIFIGKSSVNTNIYVFKVNEKHHKDDVVKFIDFTNDGYTRTNRKKGKNNLKDTDQAKERYQEVVDLVRFGKSKLKVFTEREYYEGHIDPNNGADWNQSAPIDLNPKFSDFKKTISDYIAYEISDLLKNQEIADESLGK
- a CDS encoding helix-turn-helix transcriptional regulator, producing MNRIKEILKDKGISQTWLAKQIGKSYNTINEYARNVR